The DNA sequence aggagagcttgcagcTACGTCTCTGGAAAATGAATATAAGTCGATGCGAGATTCTGATTGGCGGAGATAACATtagtaatgacgccattacccttggcacgtgttttttaatgtttgtttacaattgcgttcgtttccgcttcgcgctgatttgcaaaaatctgacagctcagtcaaCTGGGAGCCACAGGCGAATTGGAGATAGAATTCAAAGTCCAGAGAcgtcgttgcaagctctcctttcttttcccgccccgcccccagagcgccccggagagcttgttcgcagtAGCTaccatgtaaatgccgcgtcacacaaaagcttagaaatataAGCGTACTGTATCACAAAACGAAGAACTTCTTTCGCAATGAAAAATTTCTTAATATTGGCTTTTAGCGGCTCTAATAATTCATGAAAGTAAGAACTCAAAAGGATCGATAATTCTTTCCTTTGAGTTTTTGATGACGTAATGTGTAAACTAGCAATATTTAAATGTGTGACGCGATCTCGCCTATAATTCAATAAAGAAAACATGGAGTCAAGGTTAGACAGACTACTGCGCTAATATTTCTATTTGTGATCCCAAATTGCGATACGCTTGAAACCACATGCAAGCCTTCATATAATGTTACCCATAAATGATTCTCACTCGTGAACTTGGGGTACCTAAGCAAAAACGATGAAATTTCACGGGCACAAGAACAAGATTCGGCACAAGAATTAAGAGggcaaaaaaggttttaacGTTCGCAAACCAAAATGTTCCACTTCTTAGTCACGGTCGCTTGTAACGCGCTATCTTTCCACTTCAAGGTCACGTTTAACGATACCCAACGCACGTAAAGAGGAAGGGTCTTACATCACACCCTTCGTTATGTGAGAAAAGTAAGCGTGTAACGCTTAGTAcctgtccacacgaatccggatatttttgaaaccgcacgCTTTTTAATACGAATCGGCCTTCCATCTACACGAAAACGGTAAATCCACTCACCGAGACCGCATTGAAACTCCCCTACAGAGTGGAATTTTTTGTTAATTCGTCGGGTTTGGCGAGTTCGAAAAGACGACTAAAACAGCATACTTTTAAATCAGCTACGTCATAAACTCGGGTCCAGGCTTAAATGGGAACGTGAAAAATTTAAAGTAGAAGCCAACAATCCTCTGTCTACTTTCGCTCCAGACGAATGAATCGGCCTTTACCTAGTTATTTCTCTTTGACATTCCCACTTGAGAAGTGTATGAAATGTTACCTTGAAGCACTGGAACTGGGAAGGATATACGGCCAGTGTAATCACACCGCTGGCCCGAGTGCAGTTGCAATTGCAAACCGCAGTAACGTAATCGTGTGAATGCGTGAAACCGGATACTCCACTCCAAATTTATGTTGACGCAAAAATGAGGTATTCAGTTTCACCGTATCCGGATTCGTGTTGTTGTGGCCTTAGACACTTCCTTCTTACATCAGACAGATCGTGAGTGGCCGAAGCCATTTCCTGTGTAACGTCATCCTGGCGCAATGAGGCCATTTCCATGGTCActtgtgttttcttttcctttgccGTAGTCGAAACTTTGCTTTCCTGTCCTTCCTGTGCGTGAAGGGAAGACAGATTAATCCTACCGTCCTTTCGATGAAAGGGTTTTTCAGGAAGAACATGACTAAAAGCGGTTGTTTCTTGGTGTTTCGGATgggtgcaatcaccaaatgacgtaatacaaagattgacaacaacaacatgaaacATCTTAAAGGAGTCATGCTTGTTGAGCTTCAAATTAAATACCCAGAATCTCTGCAAAAACGGGACCGTGCCTCTGGGTGGAAAATTCTCCCCGGTTTTTGAAAAGTGCGCGAAAGTAATGTTTAAATTAGGgactggtcattatttatcgccttggggggggggggggggggggggggaggggaggattTGGGCCTAaaaaaggtgaaatttagccgatcccccctttgaatgaagtgatcccccctaataacttttgatgactttcgcgatcTCCCTCCCAACTGATCAACTGATTCCCCCTTTTGTTCTCcaaaaaatcaagtgatcccctcTACAACCCgccaccgcccccccccccctcccttggcgataaataatgaccggtcccttagatcacaaaatatacatgtagATTCATTTGCCATACCTGCAAAGATTTATCGAATGCACGCGTGGGTACTTCGATTGATCTTATTCTGGTATAGGCATGACCCAGAAAGATTGCTCTAAGAACCTTTCATCGCCACCAGTAATAAAGCTACATTAACATACAACTGAAAATTATTTACATCAGACAGATCGTGGGTGGTATTGTGGATGGAGTCAATGGCTCAGCAAGTGATTCCTAGCGTTTTTTCGTTAGCTTATTTTGTAGCACGGTcaatagaataatttaaagaaagagATGTCGAATTTTTCTTTCGCGGAAAATTGTTGCTTATTTTTCAGCAAGTTTCCTCATTGTCTGCATGCCTTATCCACGCTCAGTATATaattaaatttaagaaaaaaaaggcgtTGTTAAGTATTTCTTTTCTACAAGACGACCTGGAAAAGTCGACTCCAGATCCTGTCGGACATCatcattgctttcttttgataacgatatataaatttaagaaaaataaaatgaaatatttaagtaTTTCCTTCATACAAGATGGCCTTGAAGAGTCGACGCCAGGTCCTGTCGGACCTCATCATTAATGCTTTTTTCTGATAAAGAAGTCAACTCCATGTTCTCGTGCGTCTGCTGCTCCCACTTTGTCCGATCTTTAACAAGTTTACTTTcctttgtaaaaaacaaaacaaaacaaaaacaaaaaccttaacTTATTGGTCCAGTACTGGCCATTTTCTCCGTTTAACTATTATCATTCTTGTATTCGATCCGTTCAAGTATACCTCAAATTTCCACTCTGTTGTTACTCCATACAATGGTCATTTAGAATTTCGGTGAATTAAAgactaagggcgctttccatttgtctaACCTGGCCGGCCAGACAATTGCCGGACCAGCCAGTTGGCAaatgaaatcggctttttccacagggtttttgctgaaaaaccaccTCCTTCGTGCctactatttaggatttgacagATCTgactggatagttttgattaaaagtgaaattctcatttttactggcatggtctggccggtcagttttGACAAATGGAGAGCGCCCTAAAGTTCAACAACAACCAGATGACCTACAGCTGCCAAGACAAAAAAGATATAGGAGCATTTTTAGAGCTCGGTAAAACGTACTTagtctaaataaataaatttgacGATTCACTCATGATTACGTTTTGTGGTATAAGAGCTTGTGAAGGCAcaaccacaacgacaaaccagtgagggtcaGCCGGATCTTTAGTAGACTTAGATCAGTAAAATCTACAATACCAAATTTAGTTTTGTGGTAAGCCAACTTGATCCCCAAACCCCCCTATGATTTTTCTAAACGTCTTTATAGTTAACTAATTCTTTCATAAAGAGGCGCTTCTCGTGTCCCGGATCATTAAATAAAGAGACAACTTTTGCATATTACACCTGACTAGCGCAATCGATAAAAACTGATATCAGAAAATCAATATTGTCAGCGCTAtcgtttttaactattttaacGATATTATCGATTGCCTTCTAGGTTTAAAACTCAATAATGCATTATTTTACAGCAAATTATATTACCCAAACTGTAGCAATATGCAGatgttttatgttttaaatgCTGATTTTTTCTCACATTTTTATCGTGTTTTATAGTCATGCTACTTCTCTTTCCATTTAGTTGGGGAGTTGATTACCTACTTTGTTTTGCATATGTACAGAACGGTTTAAATGATCCTTTCCAATATGCTTTTTGAAGAAGCAATTTAAGGGTCTTGCAGAAAAACTGTACACTGAacattagtatatacacactcagtgatcttggtgatttaagcaatctgattggttcgctatctcggactattcaacaatattcacctccgagcgagtggataatgtgtgagctcggtgtttttcccatttttttagagaacgatcttttaaaagtcgacaaaatccaagggctgactttttttaaggcaagcgagacttggaaggattcaatacggcgtttttcaatttactgtagctgagttttgtgctcgatggattgtttacaactcccgtgtattcgcgtagaagaagccgtttcgtgaactcagcgttttgtAACAAGAAAATTTCGGGCTCAAAAATCGTAGTTTATTTATGacgaacaaatttaaaaggaaatgtttccagaaattctacgtttcaagtaaacaggaaaaagaatgatacaggacgACGActtcttacctcgagcaaccaagccgccatttttgtcagcacttcatgcgaagaacgacacaacaagcCCTTTTGGccataaacttggcgagtcaacagaaaacaacaaagctccacttttcttctcaggtaaggaaacagttcaaacttttagcagttccatttaagccattacactgttgtttgcgaaatgataaaattgtgaattgccatgtttgaaaattctgcaaagatctatttttaaactcacgcgtgatttgatctgtcaatcaaattgtactttttaatggtttcttctctgattttgttgagatcacttcgtgtgtatatactaaaacaattattcttttcaatctcggtgaatagtggctttgggaatatttacctcgccgctttcgcggctcggcAAATATTtggccactattcacctcgatttcaaagaataattgttaattatcctCACCACTTGAACTGTATAAGTTGTAGGGTTCAACTTGAACAGTTTCCTGTGCAAGCGAGCTAAATCAGTTGTTTATAACTCTTTTTTATCCTATCGATTGGCCAAAAATGCTTCGTTAGAATATTGAGGGTAatttgtgaaataaatttcGCTACAAATGTAACCGTCCAAAGCCACATAAATAATGTACTTATGTTCGGAAACAACGTTCTTTGCCAATGTTAACCTAATTAAGTAAGCACCTATCAAGATCAACAACTtcgataaaaatcgattaaAGTCGATAATCATCGATTAGCAACAACTTTTTCCGCTATCGATTTTCAATTTAATCAATCGCTCTTTATCGAGAGTTATccattatttaacaattaagtgaatgaggctgagtatcttatgaagaattatggacatcgaggagggtgttatccgtcgaggccgtaggccgaggcggataacaccctccgagatctccataattcttcatatgatacgaaagccgaattcaataattgttttattattcattcaaaataattcctagtttcaaaacatagctaaaacatgcttacctccatcgatccatcgatgttaagttcatcttcgatagtgctcgtttagggttgttcagctccgcaaatattctccaaatagcagatgtcgcccttggagttgtcttcttgctgttcttgccatgtttttagctattatttcgcctagttcttactcttaaaacgagtgaaatgtccgccatttttgtttccacaaccaaaacaactcaacctcgtccccaggtcttctcggttaacggtgcattgacctgcaaaaacgctgcatttCCTCGCTGGTCAACCAgacataaaacaaacaaacactctgGACAATAAACGTTTTAGGACAGAGCTAGTACGGAAGGTTAAACTACAGTTTATATATAAGCCTACATGATCTCTGGTCTCTCCGTGATCTTTCAGAACCTCTTTGTCAGCATAGGATCTCTCGGTAGCTTCATTGATCTAAACATCAAGCAAGTAACAAAAACGGTACTTCACGTCTGCATGGCTTCAAGCGATCCTTAAGTCAAAAAGTTATTATCTCCATACTAGATTACGGCCCCTAATTCGAGGCACACCAGGTTTTATAGACTAAGATTAGTAAggaggattttttttaataccCTCCCTATGTTGTTACAGCCAAggataaaatacttttaaaattataataataacaataataataataataataataataataatagtaaatattatataattattattgttagtatTATCAGTAAATGCTTTTATAATTTTGAAGTAACTGCAGTTGCTTAAATAAGTTGTACAAAATCTTCAGATAGTACCAAAATATATTCGTAATGTTGTCTCCCTATATATGTTTCTTGATAATTTCGTTATAAACTAATTGTTTAATTGTTCATCTCcttaccttttttcttctgCGGCGTAGCCACGTCAGCAGGTCACCACACGGAACGTATTCTATAACCAGGAACATTTTCTCCTCAAGCGTGCAGCATCCAACCATGGATACAACGTTCTTATGTGAACCCAACAGCTTCATCTGTTCAATCTCAAACGTGAACTCTTCTTTCTGTGCTTCAGATGGATTATCTAaagataattaaataaaatgacattgattttattattgtaataaatccatcgcactttgtaacacctgtcgcaatttgtaataagccgtgtcgcactttgtaataaaaaaggtgtcacaatttgtaataacagtccatcgcactttgtaataaactaagctgtcgcaatttgtaataattccatcgcactttgtaataattttttgagagtgattcaacttacttcgtcaacattaatgtAATGCctaaatatgcatggtacttcataaacaaagatgatgacggatgctagcacgtaacatctccgtaacattttctttggtcaaacacGCATGTCTTacgttataaatttttctgccttgattaatcacgtgaccaactagaaacgcttttatgaaagacatgaaacttcctgtgacatatcaccaaaaagagatgaatcatgtttaaattcaaaaatattaaaataactaaagcaacatttaacaacataaaattcatgaataacctggcattcgtcgtccaaatccatgtttgcttgcCAAATGAAGtcttcgggggggggggggataatcccatatatggatgggctagataggtaagtaccgcctgatagggtatggttttttaggatctcgagcctttaatagggtatcatttttttacCTTGTTAGCCTTGTAtctttggtttgatccttagatagggtaactcaagtagtaatggatggtttattccatcctttccattttgtggaaaaacagtaatccagaacacgctcggaagaattgcaaggtcttacgagtTGTATATACGCAGGGAAGGATAATTTTTTACTATCCCCATGGTATTTGCTTTAGAGGACTTCTTAtagaaaacaattgttttaagatggaatgagtactccttttgttcctatatgggACAAAATCAAGTGAGAATAAGGGACCAAATGCCCTGCCGGCTCAGTGTAAGACCCCAAGTGAGTgttataaaaacaggtacatacgAAGGTATTGGCTAGCGATTAATTGGATTTTGTGTTTAGGTTTCTGTTGTGGCTCGACGGTTTGCCACTGGTGAggttttttgtaattatttgcactaaacattttgaatctttccaggcctcgtttgattaatttggccaaaaaagaagccactattacttctttaagaTTGCGCGTTAGACAAGGACGGTGCACCACGTGTTGTGTAGACTTGTTATAAGATCTAACAAGGAAATCTCCTGGTGTCCTTATTCGAATGACGTAGGATGGATGTTACAATTTGcggaaattaaatgctttttaataatggctcgtttgtgtctagtgtgtctagatTCTGTACTCTGACAACGCTCTGCCCAGAGGTAcatccccgtattggccatataaggaagtacacccGCCGGGTAACCATGGAATGAAAACCACCTAGTACAATAGCAAAGTTTAAGAGTACAGCATTTCgtaagtcagataactaatcaacattaatctaaataataaaattaaatgtttgaatgagcggagatgttacgtgctagctgacgtcatcatctttgtttatgaagtaccatgcatatttcgGCATTATATTTAATGTTGACGAAATAAGTTTGATTACTCTCAAAAAGgcattacaaagtgcgatggaattattacaaattgcgacagcttagtttattacaaagtgctatggactgttattacaaattgcgacaccttttttattacaaagtgcgacacggtttattacaaattgcgacaggtattacaaagtgcgatggatttattacaaattgcgacaggtattacaaagtgcgatgattattacaaattgcgacagtactgGTTTCCCTCACTACCTAAACCGCTGTTCATAAAAGGcgaatgaaaataaataaataaataaataaataaataaatagatagatagatagatagatagatagatagattgattgattgactgattgattgattgattgattgattgattcacttctatttgaatacggtaatttcataagttacataacttctttacatgaaagccgaatagaaacagaagtaaatactgtacaactacactaaaaatatgtacaaataataaaatatggtaaaatgtagtcaacagtttgcctgcctactagccagttttcttttaaagataactttagattcggacgcttttatgtcatttggtaatAAATTCCACAGCATTCTTGctctgtatgagaaagaccctttataatattctgttttcGGAACGTGGTCCACTACAACATTATATTCCGTATTTCTTAGCATAGACTTATAAGGGTTGATCTCACAGACATTCGAGAAAAGATcgcttaagtaactaggtaTATTTCCATTCACcgtatcatacattaatagacttaagtgcctttgacgccttgaggcaagctcttcccagtttagttgttttccATGCATTCGATCCGAGTTGTCATACATGTATTGACTAGAGGCtgcattttttaaatcttttttcattattGGCTTTAATTCAGGCTCTGTAGatcaatttacctttttttgtgtGGTTTTGGGGAAATGTAAATTCGTAAGAGATGCTGATTTGTTTAGAGCTAATAGGCTTAAACCTACTTTTTAGAACTTAAGagcctttattattttttcacacTTACATAGTGAATAAAGAAACCACAAATTTCTTGCACTTCCAACTTTGCCGTGCTCTTCACCAACGAGAGACAATACcgattttaaaaatgaagtGTCTCTCGATGgtgtaatttgttttaatatcaTACGATCACGTCTTCGAAAAGAGtcgagttttgttttttctgttaaatTTCAGGCTTTGAGATCTTAAAGTTCCCAAAGAGTTGCTTAAATACATAAGTGTTCTTACAGTAGTATGAAGAGGACTGAAAGGCAGTTAAGACTTTATGCCTTTGTCTATGGTGATAGACAGTCAGTATTTCTTACCATGTAAAACTTTGACAGCCACCACCTGTGCTGCCTTCTTTGTGGATGATACAGGCCATTTTGAAGTCCCCGCATCGTGCAATGCCTCCATCTCATGACTCTGAGAAAAGGTTGCTTTATAAACAACACCAAATTCTCCTCTCCCCAGCTCTTCCTCAAACTCTATTTGCTCAGGCAGAATTTCCCACTTGTCAGGAGGAGTAATCTCGTCTTGTGAATAAGGTGacctagaaaaaggaaaaaaaatgccgGATTATTACGCTGAGCACAATATTATAGTAACATCTACTCGCCTATCTGTAAACTttaccaacaacaaaaaattagtGCACCTGGCTACTGGTGCATCGGAGGATAATGGCCGAAGCTGAGATGTTCTcctcgtgaaaaaaaaagctcGATCAGAATAGCCGAGTGGGGATAAaattaactgattttttttaaaaggacgATTCAGTCAAGGGCATTTACAAACAATGActtcaaaaaaaagaatttgttcAATTCTAATTCACTTTAGGCttatctaaaaacaaaatttgtcttCATCAGACTATTCAtaggatcttttttttttttcatgcatcTTTCGACAATGAAAACAttctttgattattttttcATAAGAATTGCAAATAAAGTAATGCTTTTGACTTCTAGTTAATGTTATCTGTAATCTTGGCAGGTGCACCACGTCGGTTTTGTTGACACGTGATATAATTTAGCCAATAACGTTACGGGGAGCGAAACTTAATCGCTACGTTTacataaaaagacaaaacaaaggCTTTCCTTAGTGTTAGATtggtgtcttttttttatttagtggtTGGCAAAGTAAGATCGAGTTACAGCCGCGCGAATACGGCTGAACAGAGGTCGAAAAAGAAAACGGCGGGGGAAGGGGTGAAGGGAGAGAATAATTACCAGGAAAGCgctaataaaaaaacattaaacgatcgtaaacaaaaaaaactttggcGCGACATTTTGTCGGCTGACGTCAGACCTCAAAACATGTTACATCATCCTTTCACAAAAACTGGACGGGGCGTTTTAAAAATCTCAAGGGGTTGAATACTGGAGGTGTTTCTCACTACATACCCTCGCCCCCATCCCTATCATTCCTTTTTCGTGCTCGGTTTAGCTTTCGCCCGGCTGAATCTCTTACTTTACCAaccactaaaaagaaaaaagaagcaaacagaAAAACCGCCAGCTAGGCATTGGCAGAGTTCCACAAACCTTTCAATAgtctttgcctttctttttcgGTAGCACCAGACGAAAATAGCGACCGACAACAGCAAAATAGCGGACGTGACACCAAgtgaaatgtaaataactttgtTAATGACAGTGGAATTTTCTGGTGCAGATGCGGAAGTCAAGGTTGGTCGTGGTTTAATGACAGTGGAATTTTCTGATGTAGGGGCGGGAGACATGGTTTCTGTTTCTATGGctgcaaacaaaataaatatatcaGACTGTGATCAAAGGTACTGTACTATAAACGAAAGTGGGGAAGTTTTTTCCAATAATATGCGGTCAGATTAAAAGGGTTACAGACATGTTAGAGCTTATATAATGTTAAAATCTCTTCTCTTACTATACTGTCACTTGTTGACAGTGGAACTTGTCCACTACGCTTCGGCGAGGACAAAAGCGGATCCTAGCTGGCTAACTGAGCTTGTACACTCGTGTGCTCTGTAATTATTAGATCCAGTCGTGATGAGAAGGCATTtacacaaaaaaaaaggaacttgtGTAACCACAAAATATGGCAAAACACCTCATGAAATGAGTCCGTTACCGTAAAATTGGGTAAACACAAATTCAAATAGCCGAAGACTTGCTGTGTATCACGAAGAACCCGCTGTGCCATCACTGAACAACTTTTGAAACACACCTACCCTGATCCTGACGTAgcttaccctgggtaccagaggttttttctcgcgtgcgtcGGGGAGCTTCGTTTCGTCGGCCTCAGGCCGACACGTGTTCGGCCGaaggcgaagccgcgagaaaaaaacTTCTGGCGCAGAGCGCCTTGATTTACCCTGCTGGATGGACCTTGACCTTGTTTCTAATCCGTCAATCAAACCGGCGCTAGCGAGACTGTTTACTAAGTTAATTCAAAAGTAATTATCAAGGGAGGAACGACGCGCTCTAGCCCAAAGAGTCACAATATCTTCAGAAAAACAAGGTGCAGTTTAAAAACCATTGCAAATCCTTTCACAGTGCACTTCTCCATAATtcatgtagcttcagtttaagctgcaatccatttttcaaaatttggatCCGAAAATCACTAaggagaattttaaaacatcctGCAAAAACTACTAACGAGCGgtgcccagcgtgacaaaacattgcaggaaaccttCACATTCACGGGCAAAAGtaaatcgcttttagttattcagatccaggagacacttaggagaaaattaaacaacgtAAAAGTTTACTAAGCCACAAGGAAGAAGTTTACTTTGTAAAAGAGgacaaaaaaaatggatcgTGACTAAAACACCACACGAGTACATACGAGTAACCTACGACTACATACGGGTACACACCGATGACATACGAGTACATACGAGTAGCATACGAGTCACATAAgagtcatcctcggagacccaggggcagtcagtcgggtcgagagaaaaggcgcgacgaaagtttcaagtacgggcgaaagagcccctgggtaccgactcttaCCATCCTCG is a window from the Porites lutea chromosome 10, jaPorLute2.1, whole genome shotgun sequence genome containing:
- the LOC140949443 gene encoding receptor-type tyrosine-protein kinase FLT3-like; its protein translation is MRLHNQDRVAIETETMSPAPTSENSTVIKPRPTLTSASAPENSTVINKVIYISLGVTSAILLLSVAIFVWCYRKRKAKTIERSPYSQDEITPPDKWEILPEQIEFEEELGRGEFGVVYKATFSQSHEMEALHDAGTSKWPVSSTKKAAQVVAVKVLHDNPSEAQKEEFTFEIEQMKLLGSHKNVVSMVGCCTLEEKMFLVIEYVPCGDLLTWLRRRRKKINEATERSYADKEVLKDHGETRDHESKLVKDRTKWEQQTHENMELTSLSEKSINDEVRQDLASTLQGHLEGQESKVSTTAKEKKTQVTMEMASLRQDDVTQEMASATHDLSDQSLADEYEVKEDQHSMHQDQEDIAVSPQQSNKDAVLEVIPSTSTEVDDEEFKVTDKELLIRPSASLGKSQASAMPLSIENLEENFSTKQLFSLAWQIAKGMNHLAENNLVHRDLAARNVLVGHDNQIKVSDFGLMRQIYEDVSSSPKSKKLPVKWMAPESLYQGVYTTKSDVWSFGVVLWEMATLGGVPYPTLTNSEFYRLLSTGYRMERPDMCSDDVYELITECWNEDPYIRPSFYRLIEKMEAIMERDAPYLNVNKHNEYHPYYNVPPEASAD